Proteins encoded within one genomic window of Pedobacter africanus:
- a CDS encoding GIN domain-containing protein, which produces MKTSVKALFATALTAIVLSTSALSANAAGPIRTELNLQQRINFNKVVVKGNVQVEVIQSNKQGVVVYGKYDKAVTRIEAKGDKLFISSNEDEPLHMVVYMKDLQRIDASNAASVTTKGKFSLSVLQVFLKDTAKADVIGNIGSLYTYVEGNSSLKLKGTAADHNLFKGRMSQVKIEGLAAVKTKITELDTAFAASR; this is translated from the coding sequence ATGAAAACTTCAGTAAAAGCATTATTCGCAACAGCATTAACAGCAATCGTTTTATCAACTTCAGCATTAAGTGCTAATGCGGCAGGGCCAATACGTACTGAGCTGAACCTACAGCAACGAATCAACTTCAATAAAGTGGTGGTTAAAGGGAATGTGCAGGTAGAAGTTATTCAGTCCAACAAGCAAGGTGTTGTTGTATATGGAAAGTATGATAAAGCAGTAACCCGTATAGAAGCAAAAGGAGATAAACTTTTCATCAGTTCTAACGAAGATGAGCCATTGCACATGGTAGTATACATGAAAGACCTGCAAAGAATTGACGCTTCGAATGCAGCTTCTGTAACTACTAAAGGTAAATTCTCATTAAGTGTGCTGCAGGTATTTCTAAAAGATACAGCAAAGGCTGATGTGATAGGTAATATTGGAAGTTTATATACTTATGTAGAAGGCAATTCATCTCTTAAGTTAAAGGGGACGGCTGCTGATCATAATCTGTTCAAAGGCAGGATGAGCCAGGTTAAAATCGAAGGACTGGCTGCTGTTAAAACTAAAATTACTGAACTGGATACCGCTTTTGCCGCCAGCCGATAA
- a CDS encoding CsbD family protein, whose protein sequence is MDKLEIKGAWNELKGKIKQAYADLTDDDLKYEEGKDDEMLGKLQQKTGKTRDELVKWINGL, encoded by the coding sequence ATGGATAAATTGGAAATTAAAGGGGCCTGGAACGAGCTCAAAGGAAAAATAAAGCAGGCTTATGCAGATCTTACTGATGATGACCTGAAGTATGAGGAGGGAAAAGACGATGAAATGCTGGGAAAACTGCAGCAAAAAACCGGAAAAACCCGCGACGAGCTGGTCAAATGGATCAATGGTCTGTAA
- a CDS encoding GNAT family N-acetyltransferase, giving the protein MEILKYKPLFKEKCVALFESNMPRFFAPEELPLFVDFLDNDIEDNYYVVEKNRKIVACGGIFLDTETDEAGLSWGMVHIAEHKNGIGKLLTEYRINLLKEIYPGKIYKIDTSQHTEGFYLKRGFRTIAVVPDGFAKGIDKYVMKMS; this is encoded by the coding sequence ATGGAGATATTAAAATACAAGCCTTTATTCAAGGAAAAATGTGTAGCACTTTTTGAAAGCAATATGCCCAGATTCTTTGCGCCAGAGGAACTGCCGCTTTTTGTCGATTTCCTGGATAATGATATTGAAGACAATTATTATGTAGTTGAAAAGAATAGGAAAATCGTTGCCTGCGGAGGGATTTTTCTGGATACTGAAACTGACGAGGCAGGCTTATCCTGGGGTATGGTACACATTGCAGAGCATAAAAACGGAATAGGTAAACTGCTGACGGAATATAGGATCAATCTGTTAAAGGAAATATATCCTGGCAAAATTTATAAAATAGATACTTCTCAGCATACGGAGGGCTTTTATCTGAAAAGAGGCTTTCGAACTATAGCCGTTGTTCCTGATGGCTTTGCCAAAGGCATCGACAAATACGTGATGAAGATGAGCTAA
- a CDS encoding PD-(D/E)XK nuclease family transposase, whose protein sequence is MYAFKHLTEFKERPEYLSGPEFNQFFNLAKYADLTPEERVMYNRSLKHKWDNKNVMDYPVAQAELRSKTEEEAKGRHDEALEITTALKSKKIAIEVIAEATGLSVEEIEAL, encoded by the coding sequence TTGTATGCTTTTAAACACTTAACAGAATTCAAAGAAAGACCTGAATATTTAAGCGGCCCGGAATTTAATCAGTTTTTTAACCTGGCCAAATACGCCGATTTAACACCGGAGGAAAGAGTGATGTATAACAGAAGTTTAAAACACAAGTGGGACAATAAGAATGTGATGGATTACCCCGTGGCACAGGCGGAGCTCAGGAGCAAAACCGAGGAAGAAGCCAAGGGTCGCCATGATGAAGCCCTTGAAATCACTACAGCATTAAAAAGTAAGAAAATTGCCATCGAAGTTATTGCCGAAGCAACTGGCCTTAGTGTGGAAGAAATCGAGGCGCTATAA
- a CDS encoding iron chaperone, which produces MAVEKTKASTVDQYIANFPENIQSRLTQIRQAIKAAAPDAEELISYSIPAFKKHGMLIFYSAYTNHISISIPPSPVYEVFKKELSVYKTSKSAIQIPNDSPLPLELIAEMTKFRVKEDAEIAAEKARKKVQQ; this is translated from the coding sequence ATGGCAGTAGAAAAAACAAAGGCAAGCACCGTAGACCAGTACATTGCCAATTTCCCCGAAAACATACAATCCAGGCTAACCCAGATCAGGCAGGCCATTAAGGCCGCAGCTCCCGACGCTGAAGAACTGATCAGCTACAGCATTCCCGCTTTCAAAAAGCATGGCATGCTCATTTTTTATTCGGCTTATACCAACCATATCTCCATTTCTATCCCTCCATCACCGGTATACGAAGTGTTTAAAAAAGAGCTCTCTGTTTACAAAACAAGCAAGTCTGCCATACAGATACCGAATGATAGCCCCCTGCCACTCGAATTGATCGCTGAAATGACAAAATTCAGGGTAAAGGAAGACGCAGAAATTGCCGCCGAAAAGGCCAGGAAAAAGGTTCAACAATAA
- a CDS encoding SRPBCC domain-containing protein: protein MEKLEYKISINAPAEKVWNTLWEDKTYRQWTTPFSEGSSAETDWKKGSRIVFGDSSGNGMISRVADNIPNKFMSIEHLGMLKDGTEDFDSDEVKSWAGAMENYTLEEKNGNTELSVLTEITEEYKEMFAEMWPKALDKLKALSEN from the coding sequence ATGGAAAAGCTGGAATACAAAATCTCTATCAACGCACCTGCAGAAAAAGTATGGAATACACTTTGGGAAGATAAAACCTATCGTCAGTGGACAACCCCCTTTAGCGAAGGATCAAGTGCTGAAACAGATTGGAAAAAAGGCAGCAGGATTGTATTTGGGGATTCAAGTGGCAACGGCATGATATCAAGGGTGGCCGATAACATCCCCAATAAGTTCATGTCTATAGAACATCTGGGTATGCTTAAAGATGGCACCGAAGATTTCGACAGTGATGAGGTAAAATCATGGGCTGGGGCAATGGAAAACTATACTCTTGAAGAAAAAAACGGGAATACTGAACTGTCTGTGTTAACAGAAATTACCGAAGAATATAAAGAAATGTTTGCTGAAATGTGGCCTAAAGCTTTAGATAAGTTAAAGGCTTTATCCGAAAATTAG